The Etheostoma spectabile isolate EspeVRDwgs_2016 chromosome 4, UIUC_Espe_1.0, whole genome shotgun sequence sequence GCTCTACTTCCTCCCCTAGTGTTTTACCAGCACCTTCTTGGTTTGTGCCACTCCATTTCACCTGAAGAGAGGGACCCAAACATAAACATCAAGGGAATTTAGTACAGCAAATACCTCAAGCAATGCCCAACAGTCacttttaattcaattaaagtctaatcaaaaatcaacaaacacacacagaccggTGAAAAATAATATCCTTGACAAAAGTAGATATATCAATTAAGGGCTGTTCACGTTAACAACAATAACTATAAcaatataaatgttaaataatctGTTAAATGTTAGTTAAACATTACACATTTATATGCATCATTTATAAGATTCCAAGTCATTTGATAAAAATGTACTGCATTATACCAACCTCACATTTGAAGTCATGCGCTTTAGCATGTACAACCGACAGGAAGGGCCTCATATTCTGAAGGGGCTGGAGCTCGGGACAGTTGGTACTTATTCTTTGCAGGTATGGCCAATATTTGCACACAACATCCATACAAAAAAAGGTGACGTCATGTTTGGATGCCAGCAGCTGCTGCAAAAACATGGGGTATGCAAATATTTCACCCCTAAACATATTAAGGGCAGCCAGCAAGACACCATGCCTGCACACTGCCAGCTCCAGTCCCGTCTCATCCACCTTACTGCTTGATCTTTGGGAGGTCTCTCTGGCAGCTGACCACTCCCCACCACAATTGCTCCTTCCAGCGACCTACATTGTAGAAAATCATAATTGACAAATAATCTCATCAACAGTAATTACAGGGAACAATTATAAATTTCTTTCAGGGGACAAGGAACAGATTAGTGTTGGCAGATCAAGAACAATTAGGTATACAGGTAGATATCATAATACATGGGAGTACTGACTGACTATGAATTATAATGTTATATTGAGATAGAAATGCAAGTCTGAgtttacatgtttatttttgctgtgGATGTGATCCACAAATCTGGTCACATCTTCATCTTTTGCAATGAAGACACCGTCAAAGATGGCCCGCTCCTGAGATCTAAAAAACCAACAGAATAAAAGACTTCAATGTTTAAAAGGATAGTTGAGTATTCTAAAGTGGGGTGGTATAAGGTACTTATCAGGTAAGTGGTTACCTACAGTACAATGTGTTCAAACAGCCCTTTTCATTGCCACTACATTATCTCAACAGTAGAACTTGCATATTTCTAGATCTAACCTCAACACATACaggatatttgttttttttttccaggtggGCCTTTTATATGTGtcgaaaacacatttttctgctTCCACAATACAGGCAGGGATGTGGGAGGGTGACCATTGCCTGTGTAGGAACAGACTGACCatggataagtacctcatacaaccccacttcaaacaCCTCTTTTTAATCATAATAGAAAGGTTACATTACTATCTATTTTGATATTTAAACAGTGTGGGTGTGTACATTATTGTATACCTTGCTGTACTTTTGAAGCGGTAATGCTTGCGGTTTCCATCCACCGAGACAGCAAGCATTGCCGGGGTACAGGCAGGACAGATGAATTTCTCCTCCTTGCAGGTGGAGTCAACCTCATATTGTACAGCAGCCCAttcaaaaaagcttttttgGAAGCTGTCTGATGAGATCTTCCCAGtctatgtaaaaaagaaaaagcacattttttttttttaaacaaagacctttccatttaaaaaaaaacatatttatgctCTTGCAGaatgaagaaagaaatactTACACGGCCAAAGCGAGCAGTCCGCTTCTCAAGCATTCTTAGATATGCCTGAAAAGACATCCCGGGTGATGCCATCTTTATGTCTTCAAATGTATAAAACAGGTCTGTCTCATAAATTGTCACAAAATGAAGGGTGGCAGGCCAGTATCCACTATTTATCAGGTCATCAAGTCCTGCTGTCCAAGTTGCCTGGCATCCCTCGCAGGTCAGCTCAGGCATGTTGAGATCATACCGTCCTACAAggtaatatttacatttacaaccaAGGTTGGAATGTTATGTAGCATGTGCCATATAGTGTATATCCAAGTGGTTCAGTAAAGCTTGCTGACTTGATGGGCACTATCATGAATAAGTTATTTGTAAATGGCATGAATAAATAAGTGACATTCCCCCCCAAAAGGTATGCATGACAACCATAATGAGCTCATTTTTAGAGACATTAAGTTCTTGGAGTTGTTGAATAGAAATACATAGTTTTGTTGAAACTGGACAAAGGAAATCTTTTGCACGATTACCATTTATTGTGACCAAAGCAACTGCCTTCCCTTTGATCACCCTGAGTGCTTCTGGGGGACACCCACAGATGCTGACAGGCATCTCAATAGGCAAAAATCGCACTGAAAGACATTACACATAGGTACACTAATTCATAATTAAGACCACAGACAAAAACTAGCTCAGAAAAAAGCTAGTGTGTAACTTACCACAGTTTGTAAGTGCCTTTTCACAACACAGGTTGGGCGAGGCAATGGCTGGAAGAAGCCAGCACACATGGCATCCTGTTATGGAGGACTGAGGCATTGCTGTGTCTGCTGATGTCACATTCAGCACCATAGAAAGTGACATGAAGGCAATCTCTGCATCTAATAGCGCGCAGTTGTTCCCACATTGCTGCAGCCATTGTTGCCACGCTCTCCTTGGCCAACATGCTATTAAGAAGAGTGGTCTcttttccctccatctctcaGAAAGAGAGCATTGCGAATGCTCCATCCAGAGAAGCCAGAGGAGCTCTCTGGTCGTGATGTTCACTAAGCTCTTCATCAGAGCAGCTCGGGAGTGTTGCAGATCTTGCAGAAGACATTCTATTGCaattgtaaaagaaatacatggAGTAGTTAGAAGAGGCCCAAGGTGGTTTTGTATCATATGCATACAAACTAGCACACAACAGATTATTTGTTACACAGATAAAGAAAAGAATTGTATATGAcaatataaaattataacaatgaAGGTGCTTGGTAATTGCATATCAATAGGAGAAACGTTGTCATATAGCTTGTTTGgagatttgttttgttcaatgGTTTATTTTGCAGAGACTAGCTACAGACATTATACACAGAAAATATTAATGAAATACATACCAGCAGAGACTGTCTGTGGAGCAATCTCTGGAGCAAAGGTCACTCTACATTAGGGTGTGAGGTGATGACCGGTCTTAGAACGCGGTTCAGCTGTAATGCAGGAAAAACATAAACACCTCTTAAAGCAGCATATATTTGTCTAAcacttacatttgtttttaaaatacatgtacGCAATCTAcatttactatatatatatatatatatatatatatatatatatatatatatattatacatacatacaaatacatatttatatctATCATAGATGACACATTGATCTGACATGGTGTTATTTAGCTTaacattttgataaataactcaAAATGTTGGTGTACTTTACATAGTTATGGGCAACTGATATTGCTGTGATCCGTTTGAACCCAAACCTGTGGAGATTATTCAGACTTTTAAAACAGAACAATACAGTACTGTAGTCCAAGGACTGTTGCATGTTATCCCTGGCAATGGCCTACACTGACATTCAGGACtgaaacaattttaaatatctaaaatattaaaatactaaCCATGTATGGCTTGCTTCCGCGTGACTCTTGGCCTCTTGGAAAGCGTGTTTCCATCCGCGTCCCTCTCCGTCCACCTCACGTTCAGCGGTCGTTCAGGAGCTGCTGCTCCTGTCTGAACCCCCTCAAGGAGGCCATCAAACTCCTGCTGCTCTACCAACTCATCCAAGCTTTCCAAAATGTCGCGGTCTTCTTGCAAACTCATCCCCACAAACAGAAACACTCACAATCTGTGTGATGGGATGGAAAAATAGAGGGTTAGCTTGCTAGCGCAAAGAAATTGCTAGTTAGGCTACTACGAGCTAACTTtagttaactttagtttcatgttagtttagctaactaacatgcaaagctttttatttgttaaaggcagATCATAAGCAAATCTAAAAACTAAGCATCATTGTATTTACTTTGTGGTTGAATTGTTAACCAAAGGTATCTTACCGCCACCTGTCATCAAAGTTTAAGGGTACCGGTATCCAACGTGCACGTCGGCTCGTAGAAGATGACGTCGACACGCAACggcagagaaataaaaaataaaacgtgaCGTTTAAGCATCACGTGATTGGATtaataaaatatgcatttatgtATAGTAATTGTGCAAGTAACTGAACTAACCTAACGTTTAACTTTCCTTTGTCCTAATGAAGTTTCTACAGGATTTGTATTTATGAAATAGGAAGAAACCCTAGTGTCTTTAGTAGCAGTATTACTCTTGCTcgtaaaatgtgaaatgtttctggctttattttgaaagtgtaaccGGACGTTGCTTATTTATTTTCCTAATTCAGTCCACCCGGACGTGGGTAAACGTGTTGTTGCTAACTTGACAGTGCCACGGTCTCATATCAATCGAACATTCCTGCGCTTCAAAAAGTGACGCTAGAAGGCTCCTAGAGCGTCACTTCTTGAAGCGTagggccactgaccaagcggcaGTTTTTGACGCATCGGGAATGAGAACGTGTTGACATACACAgactttatatattatatatatcacaACCAGTGGTTATgacacacactttttaaatgGTAGACCtaggtttgattcccactgcaatgTTTCAATAAATCTTTTTCTNNNNNNNNNNTAAACATTCAACTTTTacaatcttcagctctttcagcagattATGGGACTTCAACAATTCTTCTgcaatttatactttttcaaatattaagcttttaaacattttattttaccattaaagtcaatgagagcaagcttcaaatcctttaaatcttcttcttctcccaaAATGTTCAGCGCCTTCATACTTTCACCTACAGACgtggttcaaactttaaaacgttcacaaaatattcagcTATCAGAACTTTTCAGATTGATAcgtttacagtttttgtgaaaaagctgatttggtttatgtgtgtattattatgatttttgcagtgattattattattattataactgatATTTCATAATAATCTTTAGttattaatattgttatatTAATAGGGTATAGCtacttcagaaaaacaaaacaaatacaaatcaaaaGCCAATCCAACCAGtgttcatttcattaaaaataattttagtcACTcaatcaaacattttttttaaagttataaatTTTCCCCATTGTCTtttgagaacacacacacaaagacacacacgcacacagacacacacacacacacacacagacacacacataaacagataaATTATATAGTACCATGTATATTTTCTTTAGATGTCATGTCACTTGTGGTGCGGTGGTTACATCAAATGCCCTTCCTGCTATAgacccgggttcaaatcccacaaAGAAATTTCATCACTTAGGGCCAaaaatcaatgttttgattatttattattccgtacgttttttggaaagagatgacatcacagagatgaaaggcttcctatcTGTGTTTATAAACATGGCCACTGATTATATGTTGCCATGGTAACCGTTTCCCAGCCACTGCAaaactctctgtctgtctgtctaattatactgtatatcacaatGTACAGCATACTGACAGATCCTTTGGTGGTGGTGCAGTGGTTATGATACATGCCCTTcatgtgggagacctgggttcgattcccacagCGATACCTCAACAACCAACGTATGCTCCATGAATACAGGTAACCCCTAGTGACGGCCCAGTGGATATGGACGGGAGTTTGATCCCTGCTGTAGTAAATCAACCCTGACAAAGGCATTTAACcacattgtgatttttttatcattCTGTACGGTTTCTTGTTGTCCGTATCTTCTGCAGACTTTCAGTTATTAAAATCATTCACCTTTTAAAATCTAGCTTTAGCTATTTATGGGTTAGTGGTGTTATTCGacttaattaaaaccattccaactttttcaaatattctcactacttctacatcttcttactgatttaagcaatttctgcagtttagctttagcatttcaattttttttttaatttttccacctttttttacattattattgttatttaacttaattaaaaccatttCTACTTTTTTCAACTCTTCTCACTACGtcaacatcttcttactgatttaagctatttctctagtttagctttagcatttaaATTCTTTCTACAACTTTTACTGATTTAAACTATTCAACCAGGTTggctttagcaattcagctattcaccattcccacgcattttctgcaggaaatgcattttctagtttcaaattggtttcttgaacaaattggtttcttgacaatgagttcactgcactaaaatggcccccacagtcaccagatctcaacccaatagagcatctttgcaatgtggtggaacgggagtttcgtgccctggatgtgcatcccacacaactgcaagatgctatcctatcaatatgggccaNNNNNNNNNNctaaagaatgctttcagcaccttgttaaATCAATGCCACgcagaattaaggcagttctgaaggtgaaagggggtcaaacccagcattagtatggtgttcctactAATCCTATAGATGAGTGTATGTGGACAGTTTATTACAGGGGAAAATCCCACAAATTGAAAGTACATGTGAGACatggacagttaaagaaatggaccaacagatcccgttgttctggacggaacccagtgaaggaaaatagaagcacttttctggtgatggctgagcgcTACTGTgtagcctccaactgagcttgacgacgtagttgtgacgtgggcaatgtgtctgaaagttgtaagtcttctggtagctgtgccaagagaaatctcattCCCAATtagcagagacggagagaatAGGTATATtataggagataacataggcacaggctaattattgctaactaacatgctagttaacattagtaattaaacctaaacagctaatggaagtccaaactgtctgcgtgcttctcctgaaaatacggtgatttgtcgactctGCGACAGTAAATCAAGTGGTTATGACGCAATCGTTagtctatttttacaaaaacgtctgaaACATTTGAAAcctaaagccccccccccccctcccagggacttaccatctccaacagaaaacactgttcacaaactgcgcCAAACTGCTCttttgtagtccagcctttacttccgtgatgaAACGTGTGatttgtaacacatgttataatgctctcGTGGCACACCCTCaacctctgcttctgactggctagtagtccttacctaggtgctgtcagggcacgccctcatactctgcttctgactggctagtactAATTACCTAGGTAGGAAAAGCCTGAAAAGGCTGATAAATCTGTGAAGACCGGTGGGGATGGAGGTGGAGGGGTACTTATAACAGCAACATCAATGTTGTCAAAGGCAAAAAGAGAATATTTAAACAGAGGCTGCAGCAGGATGATTGGCTAACAATCTAGGTGTGATAGCATTATCAGCACATCAGGTGTTAAACCAACTTCTCCAAAAGACAGAGTTGAACTACAACAAACGCAACTATGGGACGTTTTCACAGGTTATTATGAAACTGTCTCAATTTAATACTTAAAGACATTTTGACGCTTGAGATTTTTCCTTTGGCGCTAGCTGGAaagatcaaacaaacaaaccctgctgtctggatgatcaggtCATTAGTTTGTGTCTTAGGTTAACGTGCCACTGCGTGTTCTGTCATTATGCCGTGGGGATTGGAGACACATCACATCTTAGATTTTAATTTTCGGTATACTCAGCGTAATGAGCAAGAGTGTCTTCTTCTCCATTCACTGCTTTGTCCTTTTTCTCTTCAAAATGCCCTGGCCTGACCATCGCTGCGAAGCAACTACAATTTTCATTAGTaatgcaaaaaatattgttacatattttatagtGCAGCATGTAATTACATGTAATTAAAATTACATGTAATTACATGTAAGCTAAATGTTTCAAGCCACGAGAAAAACAAATAGGTTTCACTTTGAATCTACTCATAATAGTTTGAggtctctctttgttttcatcATTGCAAATGGTAAACATCAAtatctttcttttcttatttaaaattatacagaaatgtaaaaaacatcagTTCAGATTTTATAGAAAGACCTCTCAGACCCATCTACCTTTAATCAGCTGAAAGGTAGAATCAGATGTATTGGCAATAGAAAACAGTAGCACACTAGTTTTTACTTAAATGCGTTCCTATAAATACTTCTCATTCAtctttcaaaacatttaaagagGGCACATATGTTCAGGGTATATTGATTTAGAATTAGTCCATCATCAGGCTGTTCATTACTCCAACTTATTCCAGTGTGTTCCTCCAGCAGCCCTCTCTGCTGCAGTAGGATCAACCACATTCCTTGGCCTTAATCATCTGTGAATGGTGTGAGGTGATGAAACCATCAAGAATGAGCAAATTCTACACACGAATTTATGCGTCACTTAAAGCATACCTGAGCTCTCTATAATAAATGAGCTGGGCTGTTATGCAGTTAAAACAAGATATAGGATTTGTATTAGATGTTGATTCAACCTCTCTGCCTACACCTTGCTTCATGCTTCAGGCATTACAGGTTCTCATAATTTAATGCCTTCAAGAACTTGTTACATCCATATATTTTGGAAATGATTATAGCTTGCCAGTTTGTGTAGCTGATGATTGCTTATTTGGTTTTCATGTCAGCATGGCCACAGGGCTATACCTCCCATGTTCTGTCAGTACAGTGGTCCGTACGGTGTACACCATGTGTCACTGTTAAATTCTTCACACATTTTTCCAGTCAAAAGAGCAGAAGGTGTAGTGTCTGATGTAAACCTTTGTAGGGACAACAACTCATAATTTAGTTCCTCTGAGCTGTATAGTAAACTCTAATAACAGCATGACACTCTTTTATAAACTCCACAAATTGGTATGAAGTACAAGCTAACACAAGCACTAGAATCATTTCAAATCCTTTTCATACTTGGACTGTAATTTCAGGTACACGCCACACATGTGGTAGAAAGGCctgcaggaggaaaaaaagggtAATTAAGTGCATCTTGATGTTATTTCCTTTGTCTTACCTTGGATTAAGCCATCTGTTAATCACGGCAGAAAACAAAATGGGCCTGGGACCTCCTGCATGGCTTCTTGTCTCAGTGCGTAATCACAGCACAACTACATGACGCCTCAGTGCCATTGGCAGGAGATCTCTGCTCCACATACTGATCTCTGTTTGGACTAAGATGAAAAAAGCAGATAAATTGGCATGACTGCAACATTAGAAACCCATATAATCCTTATAGAGTTCTGTGTAGTATTTACTAAGTGTGTTTTTGTCATGAAAATCATGAAAGCATTTTGTCCACattatggctatgttcagactGCAGCCCtcaaaggtccaatgtgtaggaatttctccttTTAATTACTCtgggtgaagaagaagactcctgaaatttggattttgaatatgtgtggtcctccatgtttccttctttaaaCTTGAGTTTAGCTTGtgacagagaaaacacaatgtcacgtacagtgggtacggaaagtattcagacccctttaaatttttcactctttttttcattgCGCCATTTtcccaaaaatcaaaaaagttcattttatttctcagtaatgtacactccaGCACCcctcttggacagaaaaaacagaaatgtagaaatttttgcaaatttattaaaaaaaaaactgaaatatcacatggtcataagtattcagaccctttgccgtgaccctcatatgtaactcagtgctgtctatttcttctgatcatccttgagatggtttctacaccttcattggagtccagctgtgtttgattatactgattggacttgattagaAAGCCACACACCGTCATATAAACCTTACAGCTCACATTGctgtcagagcaaatgacatcatgaggtcaaaggaactgcctgaagagctcagagacagaattgtggcaagcacagatctggtcaaggttacaaaaaaatttctgctgcacttagTTCCTaaagcacagtggcctccatatCCTCAAATgaagacgtttgggacgaccagaacccttccagagctggccgtccggccaaactgagcttcggggagaagagccttggtgaaGGGCAAAGAAAACCCAatgtcactgtggctgagctccagagatgcagtcgggagatggagaaagttgtagtaagtcaaccatcactgcagaaatccccagtcggggctttatggcagagtggcccgacggaagcctctcctcatGCAAGACACATGAAGccgcatggagtttgctaaaaaacacctgaaggactccaagatggtgataaataaaatcctctgtctgatgagaccaagatagaactttttgccttaattctaagcggtatgtgtggagaaacCAGGCACGGCTCATCACCgtccaatacagtctcaacagtgaagcattggtggcagcatcatgctgtgggggtgtttttcagctgcagggacaggacgactggttgcaatcgagggaaagatgaatgcggccaagtacagggatatcctggacgaaaaccttttccagggctctgacctcagactgggccagaaggtttaccttccaacaagacaatacCCTAAGCACACCGCAAAATAACGAgagtggcttcacaacaactccgtggctgttcttgaatggcccgccagagccctgacttaaacccaattgagcatctctggagaacctgaaaatgactgtcccccaacgtttaccatccaacctgacagaactggagaggatctcaaggaggaatggcagaggtAACCCAAATCCAtgtgtgaaaaacttgttgcatcttttcccaaaacgactcatgCTGTATTAGATCAAggtgcttctactaaatactgaacaaagggtctgaatacttatgaccatttgatatttcagttttttgttttttaataaatatgaaaatttctaaatttctgtttttttctgtcaagatggttgctgagtgtacattactga is a genomic window containing:
- the LOC116687452 gene encoding uncharacterized protein LOC116687452; the protein is MSLQEDRDILESLDELVEQQEFDGLLEGVQTGAAAPERPLNVRWTERDADGNTLSKRPRVTRKQAIHVRFLPIEMPVSICGCPPEALRVIKGKAVALVTINGRYDLNMPELTCEGCQATWTAGLDDLINSGYWPATLHFVTIYETDLFYTFEDIKMASPGMSFQAYLRMLEKRTARFGRTGKISSDSFQKSFFEWAAVQYEVDSTCKEEKFICPACTPAMLAVSVDGNRKHYRFKSTARSQERAIFDGVFIAKDEDVTRFVDHIHSKNKHVAGRSNCGGEWSAARETSQRSSSKVDETGLELAVCRHGVLLAALNMFRGEIFAYPMFLQQLLASKHDVTFFCMDVVCKYWPYLQRISTNCPELQPLQNMRPFLSVVHAKAHDFKCEVKWSGTNQEGAGRNDMLTLLAIRWNQQKCQNLATGLSQRYHKTSKALHIQMGDLETLKAQHQLDEQTVEEFVQEVKEWADGETDHQGTPQALCKKIEALTTSIKTRAQLLYRKNDSNKGRHRIRRKIRQQKTTLKAMVAEYNSLVPHEQAVCMDSVLDTEHPWPWQITQSGSADFSTKKEVFDRVMGVRRLQEEKKILVKEMKQHWESLKAHARVLSELSQHQSEDTIQRHLTEKATKGHTCLILRKQWEMRELQRHIRKHYLHVLSSADDIMDTIDSSDEFDISSEDSESDAI